A region of Centropristis striata isolate RG_2023a ecotype Rhode Island chromosome 17, C.striata_1.0, whole genome shotgun sequence DNA encodes the following proteins:
- the LOC131990101 gene encoding cysteine-rich venom protein TEL1-like has protein sequence MATHTFAFLCALGVFAVLQVITEGTAAFYSDPVEIVKKHNNLRKNVQPTASNMLEMSWSSEAAVNAQKWADTCAMDHSPDSARVISTSGCGENLYMSSFENSWSNAIQSWYDEIKDWRYGVGSTNGGVVGHFTQVVWYRSNKVGCGVAHCPNSKYKYFYVCQYCPPGNTQLARPYQSGPSCGDCSNACDHRLCTNPCPYSNQYSNCADLKKQWTCSNSQVASWCQASCKCTNEII, from the exons ATGGCTACACACACCTTTGCCTTCCTGTGCGCCTTGGGCGTCTTCGCTGTTCTTCAggtaa tcaccGAAGGAACAGCCGCATTCTATTCTGACCCAGTTGAGATTGTGAAGAAGCATAACAACCTGAGGAAGAATGTCCAGCCTACTGCCAGCAACATGTTGGAAATG AGCTGGAGCAGCGAGGCTGCAGTCAATGCTCAGAAATGGGCCGACACCTGCGCCATGGACCACAGCCCTGACAGCGCCAGAGTCATCAGCA CTAGTGGCTGTGGAGAGAACCTGTACATGTCGAGCTTCGAGAACTCCTGGAGCAACGCTATCCAGAGCTGGTATGACGAGATTAAGGACTGGCGCTACGGAGTGGGATCTACCAATGGAGGAGTGGTCGGACACTTCACACAG GTTGTCTGGTACAGGTCCAACAAGGTTGGCTGCGGAGTGGCCCACTGTCCCAACTCTAAATACAAGTACTTCTACGTCTGCCAGTATTGCCCACC TGGAAACACCCAGCTGGCTCGCCCCTACCAATCCGGACCCTCCTGCGGTGACTGCAGCAATGCCTGTGACCACAGACTGTGCA CCAACCCCTGTCCCTACAGCAACCAGTACAGCAACTGTGCTGATCTGAAGAAGCAGTGGACCTGCTCCAACAGCCAAGTGGCTTCTTGGTGTCAAGCCTCCTGCAAGTGCACCAATGAGATCATTTAA